From Orcinus orca chromosome 3, mOrcOrc1.1, whole genome shotgun sequence, a single genomic window includes:
- the LOC101288367 gene encoding C1GALT1-specific chaperone 1-like, translated as MLSESSSFLKGVMLGSIFCALITMLGHIRIGHGNRMHHHEHHHLQAPNKEDILKISEDERMELSKSFRVYCIILVKPKDVSLWAAVKETWTKHCDKAEFFSSENVKVFESINMETNDMWLMMRKAYKYAFDKYRDQYNWFFLARPTTFAIIENLKYFLLKKDPSQPFYLGHTIKSGDLEYVSMEGGIVLSVESMKRLNSLLSIPEKCPEQEGMIWKISEDKQLAVCLKYAGVFAENAEDAEGKDIFNTKSVGLFIKEAMTNHPNQVVEGCCSDMAVTFNGLTPNQMHVMMYGVYRLRAFGHIFNDALVFLPPNGSDND; from the coding sequence ATGCTTTCTGAAAGCAGTTCATTTTTGAAGGGTGTAATGCTTGGAAGCATTTTCTGTGCCTTGATCACTATGCTAGGACACATTAGGATTGgtcatggaaatagaatgcacCACCATGAGCATCATCACCTACAAGCTCCTAATAAAGAAGATATCTTGAAAATTTCAGAGGATGAACGCATGGAGCTCAGTAAGAGCTTTCGAGTATACTGTATCATCCTTGTCAAACCCAAAGATGTGAGTCTCTGGGCTGCAGTGAAGGAGACTTGGACCAAACACTGTGACAAAGCAGAGTTCTTCAGTTCTGAAAATGTTAAAGTGTTTGAGTCAATTaacatggaaacaaatgacaTGTGGTTAATGATGAGAAAAGCTTACAAATACGCCTTTGATAAATATAGAGACCAATACAACTGGTTCTTCCTTGCACGCCCCACTACGTTTGCTATTATTGAAAACTTAAAGTACTTTTTGTTAAAAAAGGATCCATCACAACCTTTCTATCTAGGCCACACTATAAAATCTGGAGACCTCGAGTATGTGAGTATGGAAGGAGGAATTGTCTTAAGTGTAGAATCAATGAAAAGACTTAACAGCCTTCTCAGTATTCCTGAAAAGTGTCCTGAACAGGAAGGGATGATTTGGAAGATATCTGAAGATAAGCAGCTAGCAGTCTGCCTGAAATACGCTGGAGTATTTGCAGAAAATGCAGAAGATGCTGAAGGAAAAGATATATTTAACACCAAGTCTGTTGGGCTTTTTATTAAAGAGGCAATGACTAATCACCCCAACCAGGTAGTAGAAGGATGTTGTTCAGATATGGCTGTTACTTTTAATGGACTGACGCCTAATCAGATGCATGTAATGATGTACGGGGTATACCGTCTTAGGGCATTTGGGCATATTTTCAATGATGCATTGGTTTTCCTACCTCCAAATGGTTCTGATAATGACTGA